In one Dehalogenimonas formicexedens genomic region, the following are encoded:
- a CDS encoding polysaccharide biosynthesis C-terminal domain-containing protein, whose product MNQQHRFLSSWPEFTRNTFYTLLTKVFILVSGALATIIIARWLGPEGKGIYSLIVLIPALLAMAGDLGLGIANTYYGRTKRYSIEQLTANSLTQALTIGTVVTTAFLAYYFILQPKFLESVEAVYIILACLTVPLKLFTVYLSCIVLGQYRLSAYNLISLIYNSASVILTAAALIVFNLGIGGMVYAFVLIELTGMIITLLMLRSHVHIRFGFDFAVFSNLLGYGIRGYIGNLVQFLNYRLDLLMIAFFLDAASIGYYSVAVAGAEVLFYLPGAVGTVVLARTPGISVEQANSSTPIICRNTLVISLVSALFLLIFAHIAVEILFGEEFLPAVMPLWLLLPGAVAMSIYKVLGNEMAGRGKPGLLVKASLLGLSINIILNLLLIPRLGIEGAAIATTVAYILIGFVALVIFSKNTGLAMRACVFIDANDLRMYKHLITTLRKKNRRG is encoded by the coding sequence TTGAACCAGCAGCACCGGTTCCTCAGTTCATGGCCTGAATTCACGAGAAACACCTTTTATACCTTACTTACCAAGGTCTTCATTCTCGTTAGCGGCGCCCTGGCTACGATTATTATTGCCCGCTGGTTAGGACCTGAGGGTAAAGGCATTTATTCATTGATCGTTTTGATACCCGCGCTACTCGCGATGGCAGGTGACCTCGGCCTCGGCATCGCAAATACCTATTATGGGCGCACGAAACGGTATAGCATAGAGCAACTAACAGCTAATTCTTTAACCCAAGCGCTAACAATCGGCACAGTAGTCACGACCGCCTTTCTTGCGTACTATTTTATTTTGCAACCTAAGTTCTTGGAAAGCGTCGAAGCCGTTTATATCATACTGGCATGTTTGACCGTACCCCTGAAGCTGTTTACGGTGTACTTAAGTTGTATCGTATTGGGGCAATATCGGCTATCGGCGTATAACCTAATAAGTTTAATCTATAATAGTGCCTCTGTAATCCTAACCGCTGCTGCATTGATAGTGTTTAACCTCGGTATAGGGGGCATGGTTTACGCTTTTGTATTAATCGAGCTCACGGGTATGATCATCACTTTATTAATGCTGCGCAGTCATGTGCATATTCGGTTTGGTTTCGATTTCGCGGTATTTTCTAATTTGTTAGGGTATGGTATCAGAGGCTATATTGGCAATCTGGTTCAGTTTCTGAATTACAGACTGGATTTATTGATGATTGCGTTTTTCTTGGATGCAGCTTCAATAGGGTATTATTCAGTGGCGGTAGCAGGCGCCGAAGTGCTCTTCTATTTGCCAGGGGCAGTCGGTACCGTGGTATTGGCGAGGACGCCAGGTATAAGCGTTGAACAAGCAAATTCGTCCACTCCTATAATATGTCGGAATACTCTGGTGATAAGTCTGGTGTCTGCGCTCTTCCTATTAATATTTGCTCACATTGCAGTAGAGATTCTCTTTGGTGAGGAGTTTCTACCGGCAGTAATGCCGTTGTGGCTTTTATTACCCGGGGCAGTCGCTATGAGCATCTATAAGGTTCTAGGTAACGAGATGGCAGGACGCGGTAAACCGGGGTTGCTGGTGAAGGCGTCTTTACTTGGGCTCAGTATCAATATTATCCTGAACCTGTTGCTTATTCCGCGATTAGGCATAGAGGGCGCAGCTATAGCTACCACTGTTGCTTATATCTTAATCGGATTTGTCGCATTAGTGATATTCTCCAAAAATACGGGTTTAGCCATGAGAGCCTGCGTATTCATTGATGCAAATGACCTCCGTATGTATAAACATTTGATAACTACACTTCGAAAGAAAAATAGACGTGGATAG
- a CDS encoding acyltransferase: MDRNKSDPGWKTVASALVSMPRVMTELIIRNIPWQCGGSIIRKSYYKNSFKQLGNGGRFDEGVIIYGAHGIACGDNVFIGRNTIINGAGGLKLGNNILIGPGCYIWTINHDYSVVNIVSEPKYIAKPVVIGNEVWIGANVKIIPGVSIGARSVIGMGSVVTKDVPAGAVVAGNPAQVVKNVGTGLERE, from the coding sequence GTGGATAGAAATAAAAGCGATCCCGGATGGAAAACGGTTGCCTCGGCATTGGTTTCGATGCCTAGGGTGATGACTGAGCTTATTATAAGGAACATTCCGTGGCAATGCGGGGGCTCCATAATCCGGAAGAGTTATTATAAGAATTCATTCAAACAATTAGGTAACGGTGGTAGGTTTGATGAAGGTGTAATAATATATGGTGCCCATGGCATCGCATGCGGTGACAACGTATTTATTGGGCGCAACACGATAATCAATGGAGCTGGTGGTCTCAAGCTAGGCAACAATATTCTTATTGGTCCTGGATGTTACATTTGGACTATTAACCACGATTATTCCGTTGTGAACATTGTATCCGAACCTAAATATATCGCGAAACCGGTGGTTATTGGAAATGAAGTTTGGATTGGCGCTAATGTCAAGATAATACCAGGAGTCTCAATAGGGGCCAGGAGCGTGATTGGCATGGGTTCTGTTGTGACTAAGGACGTACCAGCAGGTGCTGTTGTGGCGGGAAACCCGGCTCAGGTTGTGAAAAACGTGGGAACAGGGTTGGAGCGAGAGTAA
- a CDS encoding glycosyltransferase, producing MHNTSDNIIIVISYHYRPSQSIAATRLSKLCKYLSRLGWQPIVITADNDPRESEHLEPNVYKIKYHQLRVTNREKKGPTKARRISASGRSLIGKMVTIGKSFIASVVSLPLIRTVAEEPFWYFGALKRAMSLLKNTGAQIVFSSYGPAASHLVASRLKSKGVYWVAEYRDLWSQNPYVRKAQPFTYLEKKWEQRIIRNCDQIVAISEPMARDLQVLHKKNVSVVTSGFDPEDYPLHKRKSNKFIITYTGSVYKGKRDPTALFQAVHKLYQEGQIDPNSFEIRFIGNESLSYVKNLLKSYQIEKMVSFHEMISYAESISAQSESTVLLLLSWNNPSDAGTYSGKVFEYLGAGRPILACSIFPQGSIQRLLVDTGCGIIANEVDEIFKILSVWLHEFFDDGVIRSYYNPKQDIIESYSWASQALNLSKVLQRYKSVTGNTIIHQNQRNHE from the coding sequence ATGCATAACACGAGTGATAATATAATAATAGTGATCAGTTACCATTATCGACCAAGTCAGAGTATTGCTGCGACTCGACTGAGTAAATTATGCAAGTACCTGTCGCGCTTAGGATGGCAACCGATTGTGATTACCGCCGATAATGATCCCCGAGAGTCGGAGCACTTGGAGCCGAACGTATATAAAATCAAATACCACCAATTACGTGTGACTAATCGAGAAAAAAAGGGTCCTACAAAGGCAAGGCGAATTAGCGCTAGTGGTCGATCGCTAATCGGGAAAATGGTTACAATTGGGAAATCATTTATCGCATCTGTGGTGTCATTACCGCTGATTAGGACAGTAGCCGAAGAACCGTTTTGGTATTTCGGAGCCTTAAAACGCGCTATGAGTTTATTGAAAAATACTGGCGCGCAAATAGTATTCAGTAGCTATGGGCCTGCCGCGAGTCACTTGGTGGCTTCACGGCTGAAGAGTAAAGGGGTCTATTGGGTTGCTGAATACAGAGATTTATGGTCTCAGAATCCGTACGTCAGAAAAGCACAACCATTTACGTATTTGGAAAAAAAATGGGAACAAAGGATTATTCGTAATTGTGATCAGATCGTAGCTATTTCTGAACCGATGGCTCGTGACCTTCAAGTATTGCATAAAAAAAACGTATCCGTTGTCACAAGCGGATTCGATCCTGAGGACTATCCATTACATAAGCGGAAATCAAATAAATTTATTATTACCTATACCGGCTCGGTATACAAGGGGAAAAGAGATCCAACAGCTTTGTTTCAGGCTGTACATAAGCTTTATCAAGAAGGACAAATCGACCCTAACAGTTTCGAAATCCGGTTTATTGGTAATGAGTCTCTAAGCTATGTAAAAAATTTACTGAAAAGCTATCAGATTGAAAAAATGGTATCATTCCATGAAATGATTAGCTACGCAGAAAGCATTAGCGCACAAAGCGAGTCCACAGTCCTGCTACTTCTTAGCTGGAATAATCCCTCCGACGCCGGAACTTACTCTGGCAAAGTGTTTGAATATTTAGGGGCTGGCCGCCCAATCTTGGCATGTTCAATATTTCCTCAAGGTAGTATCCAGAGACTGTTGGTCGATACGGGCTGCGGAATTATCGCAAATGAAGTCGATGAGATATTTAAGATCTTATCTGTTTGGTTACACGAGTTCTTTGATGATGGTGTTATACGTTCGTATTATAATCCGAAACAGGATATAATTGAATCGTATTCATGGGCTAGCCAGGCCCTTAACCTAAGCAAGGTATTACAACGCTATAAATCGGTCACAGGAAATACTATTATTCATCAAAATCAGCGCAATCATGAATAA
- a CDS encoding NAD-dependent epimerase/dehydratase family protein: MSAETIVVTGGAGFIGSRLCLRLCDLGYSVTILDNLSTGQLDRLKPMLEHSGARFVQGDIRDKAILERIISGADYLYHLAASISVAKSIVEPLTTLDVNASATLEILRLAAKYELKKVVLASSAAVYGDVELMPVNEQTALNPLSPYAISKVIAEQYAQLFNDFAGMPTVILRFFNVYGPGQDSTSEYSSVIPKFIHRVTSGQPPIIFGDGEQTRDFVHVDDVVSATILALGENARGVFNVGSGEAATLNHLTWLLLDITGNSLSPVYEAERLGDIRHSVADINKVRNIGYMPVVELRSGLEQMVASLLNQRSSAS; the protein is encoded by the coding sequence ATGTCTGCTGAAACTATCGTCGTTACAGGGGGAGCCGGTTTCATTGGTTCAAGGCTGTGTCTCAGACTATGTGACCTCGGATATAGCGTCACAATCCTTGATAATCTCTCGACTGGTCAACTGGATCGCCTTAAGCCAATGTTGGAACACTCGGGAGCACGTTTCGTACAGGGCGATATAAGAGATAAAGCCATACTTGAACGAATCATTTCCGGAGCCGATTACTTGTACCATCTAGCAGCTTCCATCAGCGTGGCAAAAAGCATTGTGGAACCACTGACCACTCTAGACGTAAATGCTAGTGCAACGTTGGAGATTCTACGCTTGGCTGCCAAATATGAACTTAAAAAAGTAGTATTGGCATCATCCGCAGCGGTGTATGGCGATGTCGAGCTTATGCCCGTAAATGAGCAAACTGCACTCAATCCTCTCTCCCCTTACGCCATCTCGAAGGTTATCGCTGAGCAATATGCTCAACTATTCAACGATTTCGCGGGGATGCCCACCGTTATATTAAGGTTCTTTAACGTCTATGGCCCCGGTCAGGATTCTACCTCCGAATACTCTTCTGTAATACCGAAATTTATCCACCGCGTCACTTCCGGTCAGCCACCGATTATCTTTGGAGATGGCGAGCAGACACGTGATTTTGTGCATGTGGACGACGTTGTTTCTGCCACGATCTTAGCCCTGGGTGAAAATGCCCGGGGAGTGTTTAACGTTGGAAGCGGTGAAGCCGCTACGTTGAACCATTTGACCTGGCTGTTATTGGATATCACTGGGAACTCCCTTTCGCCAGTATACGAGGCAGAGCGCCTTGGCGATATCCGCCACAGTGTGGCAGACATCAATAAAGTCCGAAATATTGGTTACATGCCGGTGGTAGAGCTTAGAAGCGGTCTTGAGCAAATGGTTGCTAGCCTATTAAATCAGAGAAGTTCGGCGAGCTAG